The following proteins are encoded in a genomic region of Acidobacteriota bacterium:
- a CDS encoding peptidoglycan-binding protein: MLKRLFLIMSVLVLFSTAVFAQGSSATPTASPTATPATKAKKPVFRSNKDQVKQAQTMLKEKKAFAGEVTGVSSPEWKTAVKSYQSDNGLTKTGSLNRATLEKMGIALTDKQKEIPVNPDHIASGDSKPAKLTDKTNATKTEAKTSDGPKRPAPFQANKDQITALQTKLKDAKLFGGEANGERSDELKEAIKKYQEANNLKVTGGINAATLEKAGIALTDKQKEQVAAQAAYDAAKAPK; encoded by the coding sequence ATGTTAAAGCGACTGTTTTTGATAATGTCAGTGCTCGTTCTATTCTCGACCGCAGTATTTGCTCAAGGGTCGTCCGCAACTCCGACCGCTTCGCCAACTGCAACCCCGGCGACAAAGGCGAAGAAGCCCGTTTTCCGTTCCAATAAGGATCAGGTAAAGCAGGCCCAGACTATGCTTAAAGAGAAGAAAGCATTTGCCGGCGAGGTAACCGGAGTATCGAGTCCGGAATGGAAAACCGCGGTCAAGTCTTATCAAAGTGACAATGGCCTGACCAAAACCGGTTCGCTCAATCGAGCCACGCTCGAGAAAATGGGCATCGCTCTTACCGACAAACAGAAAGAGATCCCGGTAAACCCTGACCATATCGCGTCGGGCGATTCTAAGCCCGCAAAGTTAACGGACAAAACGAACGCCACCAAAACCGAAGCTAAAACGAGCGATGGGCCAAAACGGCCGGCGCCGTTTCAGGCCAATAAGGATCAGATCACTGCTCTTCAAACAAAACTGAAGGACGCCAAACTCTTTGGCGGTGAAGCAAATGGTGAACGAAGCGACGAACTGAAAGAAGCCATCAAGAAATATCAGGAAGCCAACAATCTGAAAGTAACCGGCGGAATCAACGCAGCTACGCTCGAGAAGGCGGGCATCGCTCTGACGGACAAACAAAAAGAACAGGTCGCCGCTCAGGCTGCTTATGACGCAGCCAAGGCTCCGAAGTAA
- a CDS encoding zinc-dependent alcohol dehydrogenase family protein: MNAAVYEQFNGPISIQVVADPAPTPTGVVLAVKACGICRSDWHGLVGNDPDIKLPHVPGHELSGEVVTLGSEIKNWKAGDRVTLPFVCGCGTCEQCRSGNQQVCDRQFQPGFTAWGGFAEFVAIEYADTNLVVLPEEIDFVTAASLGCRFATSFRAVVDQGKVEAGQWVAVHGCGGVGLSAIMIAAAFEARVIAVDINDEKLDFARSIGADIVINSNQTDPIKAILDTTGGGSHISLDALGHPDILVNSISSLRKRGKHIQVGILESGKHLAPIPVDKVIGRELEIIGSHGMQADRYGEMLEMIRSGRLAPQKLVRKTITLERSISELTNMDNFAAAGVTVIDRF; this comes from the coding sequence ATGAACGCTGCCGTTTACGAACAATTCAACGGACCGATCAGTATACAAGTTGTCGCTGATCCGGCTCCGACACCAACCGGCGTCGTCCTGGCCGTCAAGGCTTGCGGTATCTGCCGCAGCGACTGGCACGGACTCGTTGGCAATGATCCGGATATCAAATTGCCGCATGTCCCGGGCCACGAATTGTCCGGAGAGGTTGTGACTCTCGGCTCGGAGATCAAAAATTGGAAAGCGGGCGACCGCGTAACGCTGCCGTTCGTCTGCGGTTGCGGAACGTGCGAGCAATGCCGCTCCGGCAACCAGCAGGTCTGCGACCGGCAATTCCAGCCGGGCTTTACCGCTTGGGGCGGTTTTGCTGAGTTCGTCGCGATCGAATATGCTGATACAAATCTCGTGGTTCTTCCCGAAGAGATCGATTTCGTCACGGCCGCATCGCTCGGCTGTAGATTTGCGACATCGTTTCGGGCGGTAGTCGATCAGGGAAAGGTCGAGGCCGGCCAATGGGTCGCCGTCCACGGCTGCGGCGGTGTCGGCCTGTCGGCGATAATGATCGCAGCGGCATTTGAAGCACGTGTGATCGCGGTCGATATTAATGACGAAAAACTCGATTTCGCACGGTCGATCGGAGCGGATATCGTCATTAACTCAAATCAGACAGATCCGATCAAAGCGATTCTCGACACGACAGGCGGCGGATCACACATCTCGCTCGACGCCCTCGGCCATCCCGATATTCTCGTCAATTCGATCTCGTCTTTACGCAAACGCGGCAAGCATATCCAGGTCGGCATTTTGGAATCAGGCAAACACCTTGCGCCGATCCCTGTCGACAAGGTCATTGGCCGCGAACTCGAAATAATCGGCAGCCACGGAATGCAAGCCGATCGCTACGGTGAAATGCTCGAAATGATACGATCGGGACGGTTGGCACCGCAGAAGTTGGTCCGTAAAACCATCACGCTTGAACGATCGATCTCTGAGTTGACCAATATGGACAATTTTGCTGCAGCCGGCGTGACGGTCATCGACCGATTCTGA
- a CDS encoding 3-hydroxyacyl-CoA dehydrogenase/enoyl-CoA hydratase family protein, translated as MNITKAAVLGAGTMGAGIAAHLSNAGIPTLLLDIAPNELNEAEAAKGLTLESPQVRNRIVNSLFDAAKKLKPAPFMLGDNAKLITTGNFTDDLVKLKDCDFVIEAVVENLDIKHKLFAQVDANRKPGAVIASNTSGIPIDSIAEPFSDDFKAHFVGIHFFNPPRYMKLVEVIPGSKTSGEIACAVSGFLDQRLGKGVVPAKDRPNFIANRIGVFGMMATIHEMIAGGWTPTEVDQMTGKAIGHASSATFRTSDLVGLDVTAHVTNNLYPAVPEDEDRDVFVLPELIQTLLDKKLLGDKTGGGFFKKSKDADGKRVILELDLNTFEYKPQVKTKFPSLDAAKAIDDKAKRVKTLVWGDDRVGEFLWKTTSRVSRYAANRIPEIADTIVEIDNAIKWGFGWEIGVFEAWDAIGVTESVERMRNEGQAIPANVEKMLASGATSFYKNEGGEHSYYDLVAGEYKPMPARPGVLILKDIKERSGVIKSNPGASLIDIGDGVACLEFHSKMNSIGGDTVGMMNFAIDEVEKNFTGLVVGNQGGNFSAGANIMMLLLAAQEEEWDDINMMVRALQNAVMRLRYSAKPVVTAPYGLTLGGGCEIAMHGDKVRAAGETYIGLVEVGVGVIPAGCGTKEMTMRAMDTAAKAPDADPLAFLKKTFETVGMGKVATSAQEGRSFGFLRDGDAISMNGDRLIQDAKQEVLNLASAGYVQPVERTDITVLGESLEAALKLALHMMKQGGFISDHDQLIGQKLAHVMAGGTINHKTQVSERYLLDLEREAFVSLCGERKTQERIAAMLKTGKPLRN; from the coding sequence ATGAACATCACAAAAGCCGCAGTTTTAGGTGCGGGGACAATGGGAGCGGGGATCGCCGCACATCTTTCGAATGCCGGCATTCCTACGCTGCTGCTCGATATCGCACCGAACGAATTGAACGAAGCCGAGGCCGCGAAAGGCCTGACACTCGAGTCTCCGCAGGTCCGAAATCGTATTGTAAATTCGCTATTTGACGCAGCTAAGAAGCTCAAACCGGCACCGTTCATGCTGGGCGACAACGCCAAGCTCATCACGACCGGGAATTTCACTGACGACCTCGTAAAACTCAAGGATTGCGATTTTGTCATTGAGGCAGTTGTTGAAAATCTCGATATCAAGCACAAGCTTTTTGCCCAGGTCGATGCGAACCGTAAGCCCGGAGCGGTGATCGCTTCGAACACGAGCGGCATACCGATCGATTCGATCGCCGAGCCGTTTTCGGATGATTTCAAGGCACATTTTGTCGGAATCCATTTCTTCAACCCGCCGCGCTATATGAAGCTCGTCGAGGTGATCCCGGGCTCGAAAACAAGCGGTGAGATAGCTTGTGCCGTCTCGGGTTTTCTCGATCAACGGCTTGGAAAGGGAGTTGTGCCGGCCAAGGACCGGCCGAATTTCATCGCCAACCGCATCGGTGTTTTCGGTATGATGGCGACGATCCACGAGATGATCGCCGGCGGCTGGACGCCCACCGAGGTCGATCAGATGACCGGCAAGGCGATCGGCCATGCGTCATCGGCGACATTCCGTACCAGTGACCTTGTCGGCCTCGATGTGACCGCTCACGTTACGAACAATCTATATCCGGCTGTGCCTGAAGATGAGGACCGCGACGTGTTCGTGTTGCCGGAACTGATCCAAACACTGCTAGACAAAAAACTCTTGGGAGACAAGACCGGCGGCGGATTTTTCAAGAAATCGAAAGATGCTGACGGTAAACGAGTCATCCTCGAACTCGATCTAAACACCTTCGAATACAAGCCTCAGGTCAAAACAAAATTTCCATCGCTCGACGCGGCAAAGGCGATCGACGACAAAGCAAAACGAGTGAAGACTCTTGTTTGGGGCGATGACCGAGTAGGTGAATTTTTGTGGAAAACGACTTCGCGTGTTTCGCGATACGCTGCCAACCGCATCCCTGAGATCGCCGATACGATCGTCGAGATCGACAACGCGATCAAATGGGGCTTTGGCTGGGAGATCGGCGTTTTCGAGGCATGGGACGCGATCGGCGTGACCGAATCGGTCGAGCGGATGCGCAACGAAGGACAAGCTATCCCGGCGAATGTCGAGAAGATGCTTGCTTCCGGAGCGACCAGTTTTTACAAGAATGAGGGCGGTGAGCATTCATACTACGACCTCGTTGCGGGCGAATATAAACCGATGCCCGCGCGTCCGGGTGTCCTCATTCTCAAGGACATCAAGGAACGAAGCGGCGTTATCAAATCTAATCCCGGCGCGTCGCTCATCGACATCGGCGACGGCGTTGCGTGTCTCGAATTCCACTCTAAGATGAATTCGATCGGCGGCGACACGGTCGGGATGATGAATTTTGCGATCGACGAGGTCGAAAAGAATTTCACCGGCCTCGTGGTGGGCAATCAGGGCGGCAATTTTTCGGCCGGTGCAAATATCATGATGCTCCTGCTCGCCGCTCAGGAGGAAGAGTGGGATGACATCAATATGATGGTCCGTGCGTTGCAGAACGCTGTGATGCGCTTGCGTTACTCGGCAAAGCCCGTCGTCACGGCGCCGTACGGACTGACGCTCGGCGGCGGCTGCGAGATCGCGATGCACGGCGACAAAGTGCGAGCTGCAGGCGAAACCTACATTGGCCTCGTCGAGGTCGGCGTCGGCGTAATTCCGGCCGGCTGCGGTACCAAGGAAATGACGATGCGTGCGATGGACACTGCGGCAAAAGCTCCGGACGCAGATCCGCTCGCGTTCCTGAAAAAGACGTTCGAAACGGTTGGCATGGGCAAGGTCGCAACGTCGGCGCAAGAGGGCCGTTCGTTCGGGTTCCTCCGCGACGGTGACGCGATCTCGATGAATGGCGACCGCTTGATACAGGACGCGAAGCAAGAGGTTTTGAATCTCGCGTCGGCCGGTTATGTTCAGCCGGTCGAACGTACAGATATAACCGTACTTGGCGAATCGCTCGAAGCAGCTTTGAAACTCGCACTGCACATGATGAAACAGGGAGGATTTATCTCGGACCACGACCAACTGATCGGCCAAAAATTGGCTCATGTGATGGCCGGCGGCACGATCAATCACAAGACGCAGGTGTCCGAACGTTACCTGCTCGACCTCGAACGCGAAGCTTTTGTCTCGCTCTGCGGCGAGAGAAAAACTCAGGAAAGGATCGCCGCTATGCTCAAGACCGGTAAGCCACTAAGAAATTAA
- a CDS encoding DUF4442 domain-containing protein: MPESFKSRRFRWMFNFFPAYRGTGGRVTYIADDFHEVRVKLPLNWRTRNYVGTIYGGSIYASVDPIYMLMLIHILGPEYVVWDKAAKIRFKKPGKDTLYVDFQLSSDEIVEIKKLAETERSVDRIYKLELKDKNGVVHAFIEKTLYIDKKSKLEARADS, from the coding sequence ATGCCTGAAAGTTTCAAAAGCCGCCGCTTTCGCTGGATGTTCAATTTCTTTCCGGCGTATCGCGGAACGGGCGGGCGGGTGACGTATATCGCGGATGATTTTCACGAGGTCCGCGTTAAACTGCCGCTCAATTGGCGGACTCGAAATTATGTTGGAACGATATATGGCGGCAGTATTTACGCGAGTGTCGATCCGATCTACATGCTGATGCTGATCCACATTCTCGGCCCTGAATATGTGGTCTGGGACAAGGCGGCAAAGATTAGGTTCAAAAAGCCGGGAAAGGACACGCTCTATGTTGATTTTCAATTGTCGTCGGACGAGATAGTTGAGATCAAGAAACTTGCTGAGACCGAACGTTCGGTCGATCGAATATATAAATTGGAATTGAAGGACAAGAACGGAGTCGTACATGCGTTCATTGAAAAGACTTTGTATATTGATAAAAAGTCGAAGCTTGAGGCGAGAGCCGACAGCTGA
- a CDS encoding DNA-3-methyladenine glycosylase I, whose translation MNRCTWATNDLNIAYHDAEWGVPVHDDRLLFEFLILEGAQAGLSWDTILRKREAYRDAFDNFDPEKVAKYSDAKCAKLMLNEGIIRNRLKIASAVRNARAFLAVHREFGSFDKYIWGFVGGKPLDNKLKGGDVPAKTDISDAMSKDLKKRGFNFVGSTIMYAFMQATGLVNDHLVTCFRYKEVGGGSKND comes from the coding sequence ATGAATCGATGCACCTGGGCAACAAACGATCTGAACATCGCATATCACGACGCCGAATGGGGCGTGCCCGTGCATGACGATCGTTTGTTGTTCGAATTCTTGATCCTTGAGGGTGCTCAGGCGGGATTGAGTTGGGATACGATCCTGCGTAAACGCGAGGCTTATCGCGACGCATTTGATAATTTCGATCCGGAAAAGGTAGCGAAATATTCCGATGCCAAATGCGCGAAGCTCATGCTGAACGAAGGCATCATTCGCAACCGTTTGAAAATTGCTTCAGCAGTCCGGAATGCCAGGGCGTTTCTCGCAGTGCATAGGGAATTTGGCTCTTTTGATAAGTACATCTGGGGATTTGTCGGCGGCAAGCCCCTTGATAATAAGCTCAAAGGCGGCGATGTGCCGGCGAAGACGGATATTTCGGATGCCATGTCAAAAGATCTTAAGAAACGCGGATTCAACTTCGTCGGCTCGACCATTATGTACGCGTTCATGCAGGCGACGGGGTTGGTGAATGATCATCTGGTGACGTGTTTTCGCTACAAAGAGGTCGGCGGCGGGTCGAAAAATGATTGA
- the ybaK gene encoding Cys-tRNA(Pro) deacylase has product MDYPVTPAVRFLREKKVDFVPHLYDYVDKGGTGESAKQLGVDEHAVVKTLIFETNEKKPLMVLMHGDRQVSAKNLARHIGVKSVEAAEAKRASSWTGYQFGGTSPFGMRVTMPVYVESGIFDLEKIYINGGKRGFLVEIDPQILENVLKIEKVEVAIEH; this is encoded by the coding sequence ATGGATTACCCGGTAACGCCAGCCGTCAGGTTTTTGAGAGAGAAAAAGGTGGACTTCGTGCCACACCTTTACGACTATGTCGATAAAGGCGGCACGGGCGAATCAGCCAAACAACTTGGCGTTGACGAACATGCGGTCGTCAAGACACTGATCTTTGAAACGAACGAGAAAAAGCCTTTGATGGTGCTGATGCACGGCGACCGGCAGGTTTCGGCCAAGAACCTCGCCCGTCACATTGGCGTCAAGAGCGTCGAGGCTGCCGAAGCGAAACGGGCATCCAGCTGGACAGGCTACCAATTCGGCGGCACATCGCCATTCGGCATGAGGGTTACAATGCCGGTCTATGTCGAGTCGGGCATCTTCGATCTCGAAAAGATCTACATCAACGGCGGCAAGCGTGGGTTTTTGGTCGAGATCGATCCGCAGATCCTTGAGAACGTACTGAAGATCGAGAAAGTCGAGGTAGCGATCGAGCATTAA
- a CDS encoding acetyl-CoA C-acyltransferase, whose product MKEAVIVSAVRTAVGKAPKGTLRNTRSDELGATAIKEAVARAGVDASLIDDVIMGCAFPEAEQGMNVARTASILAGLPVETSAMTVNRYCSSGLQTIALAAERIMAGGADAIVAGGLESMTVIPMGGNTFRPNPGLADTYPDYYLNMGLTAENLARKYEITREQADEFSYNSHRKALAAIAEGRFKDEIVPMNVYVDEIDEKGRVRRKEIVFAQDEGPRADTSVEGLAKLRAVFHANGTVTAGNSSQMSDGAAAAVVMSMDKASELGIKPLARFISFATAGCLPEEMGIGPVYAIPKALKLAGLTLDQIDVIELNEAFAAQGLSVMKVLEMDPSKVNVNGGAVALGHPLGCTGAKLTATVLQELKRSGKRYGMVTMCVGGGMGAAGIFECLQ is encoded by the coding sequence ATGAAAGAAGCAGTAATAGTATCGGCCGTGCGTACGGCTGTTGGGAAGGCGCCAAAGGGCACTTTGAGGAACACGCGTTCGGACGAACTTGGTGCGACGGCGATCAAGGAAGCGGTCGCTCGTGCCGGTGTCGACGCATCGCTGATCGATGACGTCATCATGGGATGTGCATTTCCCGAGGCCGAGCAGGGAATGAATGTCGCTCGAACGGCGTCGATCCTTGCCGGACTGCCGGTCGAGACATCGGCGATGACCGTTAATCGATATTGCTCGTCGGGTTTGCAGACGATCGCTCTCGCCGCAGAACGCATTATGGCGGGCGGTGCCGACGCTATCGTTGCCGGCGGACTCGAATCGATGACCGTCATCCCAATGGGCGGCAACACCTTCCGCCCAAATCCGGGCCTTGCGGACACATATCCTGATTACTACCTGAACATGGGCCTTACGGCTGAGAATCTCGCACGCAAATACGAGATCACCCGCGAACAGGCGGACGAATTCTCATACAATTCGCATCGCAAAGCTCTCGCCGCGATCGCCGAAGGCCGGTTCAAGGACGAGATCGTGCCGATGAATGTCTACGTCGATGAGATCGACGAAAAGGGCAGAGTTCGTCGCAAAGAGATCGTCTTCGCACAAGACGAAGGCCCGCGTGCCGACACCTCGGTCGAAGGCCTCGCTAAGCTGCGAGCCGTATTTCATGCGAACGGTACGGTCACGGCCGGGAATTCATCGCAAATGTCCGACGGAGCTGCTGCGGCAGTTGTGATGTCCATGGACAAGGCAAGCGAGCTCGGCATCAAGCCGCTGGCACGTTTCATCTCATTCGCGACAGCCGGATGCCTGCCCGAAGAAATGGGCATCGGCCCGGTCTATGCGATCCCGAAGGCATTGAAATTGGCCGGACTGACGCTCGATCAGATCGACGTGATCGAGCTTAATGAGGCATTTGCCGCGCAAGGGTTGTCGGTAATGAAAGTACTCGAAATGGACCCGAGCAAGGTCAACGTCAACGGCGGCGCCGTCGCACTTGGCCATCCGCTGGGCTGCACCGGAGCCAAACTCACCGCTACCGTTCTGCAGGAACTAAAACGCTCAGGTAAACGCTACGGCATGGTCACGATGTGCGTTGGCGGCGGAATGGGAGCAGCGGGAATATTTGAGTGCCTGCAATAG
- a CDS encoding acyl-CoA dehydrogenase family protein codes for MEREYVKGGEFLIADSTTAEMFTPEDFTDEHRMIGETCKEYIDNEVVPNLPALEGHAWEVARDLLKKAGDLGLLGANIPEAYGGMELDQTSGVVIAEMVGRGSGFGSTYGAQTSIGLLPILYWGSEELKNEWIPKIISGEAVSAYCLTESSSGSDALGAKCVAKLSDDGQTWTLNGEKMWITNGGFADVYIVFAKVDGEKEKFSAFVVPRSENCRPGNEEHKLGIKSSSTTAVILSDAKIPVGNLIGNVGDGAKIAFNVLNVGRFKLGASVTGGAKLAIHEAVRYANERHQFNKPISSFGAIKHKLAEMAIRTWVAESITYRTVGMIDHLIGDGADSATKLQSIEEYAVESSINKVACSEALDYVVDEMVQIYGGYGYSADYPAEQAYRDSRINRIFEGTNEINRMLIPGQLMKRAMKGKLGLLQAAKALQNELLDPTMSFDEDTSLLAAETKLAQNAKKVALMVLGTAAQKYMMALSEQQEVLMNCADIIMDAYQMETAILRAKKYADKNGEEAAGRYIDMASVYCNDAIQRVDAKAKNTIAAISEGDEGRTLLVALKRFTKNNSPVNTIAARQRIADVMIAANTYTY; via the coding sequence ATGGAAAGAGAATATGTAAAGGGCGGCGAGTTTTTGATCGCCGATTCGACCACGGCCGAGATGTTTACGCCGGAGGATTTTACCGACGAGCATCGCATGATCGGCGAGACCTGCAAAGAGTATATCGACAACGAGGTCGTGCCTAATCTGCCCGCTCTCGAGGGCCACGCGTGGGAAGTAGCCCGTGATCTACTCAAGAAGGCCGGCGATCTCGGCCTGCTCGGTGCCAACATTCCCGAGGCATACGGCGGCATGGAACTCGACCAGACCTCGGGCGTGGTAATCGCCGAGATGGTCGGCCGCGGCAGCGGTTTTGGGTCGACCTACGGTGCCCAGACCTCGATCGGCCTGCTTCCGATCCTCTATTGGGGCAGCGAAGAACTCAAAAACGAGTGGATCCCGAAGATCATCTCGGGCGAAGCTGTTTCGGCATACTGTTTGACAGAATCGAGTTCCGGTTCCGACGCTCTCGGTGCCAAATGCGTCGCCAAGCTCAGCGATGACGGCCAGACGTGGACGCTCAACGGCGAAAAGATGTGGATCACGAACGGCGGTTTTGCTGACGTGTATATCGTGTTTGCAAAGGTCGATGGCGAGAAGGAAAAATTCTCCGCATTCGTCGTTCCCCGAAGCGAAAACTGCCGCCCGGGCAATGAAGAGCACAAACTCGGCATCAAATCGTCCTCGACAACGGCGGTCATTTTGTCCGACGCGAAAATACCGGTCGGCAACCTGATCGGCAACGTCGGCGACGGAGCGAAGATCGCCTTCAACGTGCTCAATGTGGGCCGCTTCAAACTCGGAGCTTCGGTCACAGGCGGTGCAAAGCTTGCTATTCACGAGGCGGTTCGCTACGCCAATGAGCGTCACCAGTTCAACAAACCGATCTCATCGTTTGGTGCTATCAAACACAAGCTCGCCGAGATGGCGATCCGCACGTGGGTTGCCGAATCGATCACTTACCGTACGGTTGGCATGATCGATCACCTCATCGGCGACGGTGCCGACAGCGCGACCAAACTGCAGTCGATCGAGGAATACGCCGTAGAATCGTCGATCAACAAGGTCGCTTGCTCCGAGGCACTCGATTACGTCGTGGACGAGATGGTCCAGATCTACGGCGGCTATGGCTATTCGGCCGATTACCCGGCAGAGCAGGCATATCGCGATTCGCGAATCAACCGTATTTTCGAGGGAACAAACGAGATCAACCGAATGCTCATTCCCGGCCAGTTGATGAAGCGTGCGATGAAGGGCAAACTCGGACTTCTACAGGCCGCGAAGGCTTTGCAAAATGAGTTGCTCGATCCGACGATGTCTTTTGACGAGGACACATCATTGCTCGCAGCGGAGACAAAACTCGCGCAAAATGCCAAGAAGGTCGCGTTGATGGTTCTCGGAACGGCTGCTCAGAAATACATGATGGCCCTCAGCGAGCAGCAGGAAGTGCTCATGAACTGTGCCGACATCATCATGGACGCGTATCAGATGGAAACGGCAATTTTGCGTGCTAAAAAGTACGCAGACAAAAACGGCGAAGAAGCCGCTGGCCGCTATATCGATATGGCCAGCGTTTATTGCAACGATGCGATCCAGCGTGTCGATGCCAAGGCCAAAAACACTATCGCCGCCATCAGCGAAGGCGATGAGGGACGTACATTGCTCGTAGCCCTTAAGCGGTTCACCAAGAATAATTCGCCCGTCAATACCATCGCCGCCCGCCAGCGGATCGCCGATGTTATGATCGCTGCGAATACATACACTTACTAA
- a CDS encoding cupin domain-containing protein, translated as MYHVEKWTSNHAPNAAMLRYILTTEGYNVLQWGDSPGSALPTHSHENDQTHWIISGSMEMTVERFGTVTLEPGDRDFMPAGTYHSARVIGEEHVVYLVGEK; from the coding sequence ATGTATCACGTTGAAAAATGGACCTCGAATCATGCTCCGAACGCTGCGATGCTCAGGTATATTCTTACGACCGAGGGATATAATGTCCTCCAATGGGGAGACTCGCCTGGTTCCGCGTTACCGACGCATAGCCATGAAAATGACCAGACACATTGGATCATTTCCGGTTCAATGGAGATGACAGTTGAACGTTTTGGGACCGTTACGCTTGAACCGGGCGACCGCGACTTTATGCCTGCCGGTACTTATCACTCCGCTCGGGTCATTGGTGAAGAGCACGTAGTCTATCTTGTAGGTGAAAAATGA
- a CDS encoding ribonuclease H-like domain-containing protein — MLKGNIPELCLYYDLEWVPDAAGARRLYNLPDDTTEIDAMQQLWEHSPQYDADKNPRPFLKYMFSCVVSIAFLSRRVVYREGERMIEFGLNSLPKLPLVVEDVNEAEIIQQFLYFVGKRRPQLVGYNSAESDLQVLIQRGMINEVTAPEFSERPAKPWEGPDYFDSRNSEAHLDILKKLSGGAMTPRLDELAKLCGYPGKIDVKGDQVTDLWLERDITKIIEYNQIDTLNTYLVWLRLVYFAGKMTEEEYFDETEQFRTFLEVEAEKEEKAFLTQFTEQWPL, encoded by the coding sequence ATGCTAAAAGGAAATATTCCCGAACTCTGTCTGTATTACGATCTCGAATGGGTGCCTGACGCGGCTGGTGCCCGTAGGCTGTACAACCTCCCTGATGACACGACCGAGATCGATGCAATGCAGCAATTGTGGGAACACTCGCCGCAATACGACGCCGATAAAAATCCGAGACCATTTCTCAAGTACATGTTCTCGTGCGTGGTTTCGATCGCCTTTCTTTCACGACGGGTCGTATACCGTGAGGGTGAACGTATGATCGAATTTGGGCTAAACTCGCTCCCGAAATTGCCTCTTGTTGTTGAGGACGTAAATGAGGCTGAGATCATTCAGCAGTTTCTTTATTTTGTCGGAAAACGTCGGCCGCAGTTGGTCGGGTACAATTCTGCTGAGTCGGACCTACAGGTTTTGATCCAACGCGGAATGATCAACGAGGTGACGGCGCCCGAATTTAGTGAGCGGCCCGCCAAACCTTGGGAAGGACCTGACTATTTTGATTCACGGAACAGCGAGGCACATCTAGATATATTGAAAAAGCTATCGGGCGGCGCCATGACGCCTAGGCTCGACGAACTGGCAAAGTTATGCGGTTATCCAGGAAAGATCGATGTGAAGGGCGACCAGGTGACCGATCTGTGGCTTGAAAGAGACATCACAAAGATCATCGAATACAACCAGATCGACACTCTGAACACTTATTTGGTTTGGCTGAGGCTTGTCTATTTTGCAGGGAAAATGACGGAAGAAGAATATTTTGACGAAACCGAGCAATTTCGAACTTTTCTTGAGGTCGAGGCCGAAAAGGAAGAAAAGGCGTTTCTCACGCAATTCACCGAACAGTGGCCGCTCTAA
- a CDS encoding site-specific DNA-methyltransferase, with translation MEIGKIYLESCTETLKRMPDDLIDMTITSPPYDDLRDYNGYHFPVEDIARGLFVKTKPGGVVVWVVGDRTLNGSESLTSFKHAITFQAAGFRVHDTMIYAKNNPIPSDCGKRYRQAFEYMFCFSKGQPATFNPITQAIKQEKAFKSFRITKVGRNDLSHDHVAPKERKVNNIFHYNVGTSSSKDKIAFEHPAIFPEQLARDQINTWTNIGDLVYDCFMGSGTTAKAANQLGRRWIGSEISAEYVTIAEQRLSLYLDDRTLSAGK, from the coding sequence ATGGAAATTGGCAAGATTTATCTCGAAAGCTGTACCGAAACGTTAAAGCGAATGCCGGATGATCTGATCGACATGACGATCACAAGTCCGCCTTATGACGACCTGCGTGATTACAACGGTTATCACTTTCCGGTCGAGGATATCGCTCGCGGGCTGTTTGTAAAGACAAAACCTGGGGGCGTTGTGGTTTGGGTCGTAGGTGACCGGACATTGAACGGTAGTGAATCATTGACCAGTTTTAAGCACGCCATTACATTTCAAGCGGCGGGCTTTCGAGTTCACGATACGATGATCTACGCCAAGAACAATCCCATCCCGAGTGATTGCGGTAAACGTTACCGGCAAGCGTTCGAGTATATGTTCTGCTTCAGTAAAGGTCAGCCTGCGACGTTCAATCCCATTACACAGGCAATAAAACAGGAGAAAGCGTTCAAGTCTTTTCGGATTACTAAGGTCGGGCGAAACGACCTTTCCCATGATCATGTTGCTCCGAAAGAGCGGAAAGTCAACAATATCTTCCATTACAATGTTGGCACTTCGTCATCGAAAGACAAGATCGCTTTCGAACATCCTGCTATCTTTCCTGAACAGCTTGCGCGGGACCAAATAAACACCTGGACCAATATCGGCGACCTTGTTTATGACTGTTTTATGGGCAGTGGAACGACCGCGAAGGCAGCCAATCAACTGGGCCGCAGATGGATCGGTTCGGAGATCTCTGCAGAATACGTAACGATCGCCGAGCAGCGATTGAGCTTGTATCTGGACGACCGCACTTTGTCGGCCGGGAAATAA